Within Thermodesulfobacteriota bacterium, the genomic segment CCGGCGTTGCTCTGAGCGTTAACGTCGGCCCCCGAGGAAATGAGCTTCATCACTATGTCGGAGCGCCCACCGCGCGCAGCCAGCATAAGGGCCGTAAGCCCGTACTCGCCCGTTTCATTAACGTCGGCGCCTCGGGCAATCAGGGAGTTTACCCCCTCGGCGTCACCCCTTGCCGACGCACCCGGCAGGCCGCCCTTCGGAGCGGCACACCCCGCAACAAGAACGATAAAGAGCACCGCCCATAAACAAAAATTACGCCCGCATCGCATACCGGTTTCCTCCCCTTCTTCCTCGACGCTACCTATTGCAGCTTTGGCGCAGCTTCGAGACCCTCTTTATTATGTCGGTGGTGGAGCGGCCCTTGAGGAGCCTTACCCTCGCCACCCTGCCGCCCGAGCCCTTTACGACGTCCTCGCCGACTATCTCGCCGCTCTTCCAATCAGCGCCCTTTACCAGTACGTCGGGCCTTACGGCCTCTATCAGTTTTATGGGGGTGGGCTCTTTGAAGATCACCACGTAGTCCACCGGTTCGAGCGTTGAAAGCACCTCGGCCCTCTCCCCCTCGGGCACCACGGGCCTGCCCCTCCCTTTTAGCTTCCTTACCGAAGAGTCGCTGTTCAACCCCACCACGAGCACGTCCCCGAGGCTCTTCGCCTTTTTGAGATACCTTACGTGCCCCGCGTGGATGATATCGAAGCAGCCGTTGGTGAAGACGACCTTCTTTCTTCTTCCCCGCTTCGCCCCTATCTCCCGGAGCAGACCCCTGAGTGAAATCACCTTTCCCATGACAAACCTTCTACCATAGTCAGACCACCCTTGCAACGGTAGCGACAAAGACCTCGGCGCCGGCCCTCTTAAGTATTGTCGAGCACTCCCTCGCGGTCGCCCCTGTGGTGAAGACGTCGTCGACGAGGAGCACGCTCTTCCCCTTGAACTCTCCATCCCCCCCTTCCCCCGTGAGCTCGAAGGCTCCCTTTACGTTCTTCCGCCTCTCCTCGCCCTTGAGCTCTATCTGCGGCCGGGTCATGCGTGTTCTCTTAAGGCTCAGGCAGTCCACCTCCGAGGAGAAGGTTTTGGCGACCTCGCGGGCGAGCAGCAGAGACTGGTTAAAGCCTCTCTCGCGGAGCCTCGCGCTATGGAGCGGCACCGGCACGACCAGGTCGAAGCCGCCTGTATCGAGCCGGGCCGCGGCTTCGGCAATCATCCGTCCTAATGGTACCGCGAGCGAGAACTCCCCCCTGTACTTGAAGCGGTGGATGGCCTCAAGCGCGGCCCCGTCGTATACGAC encodes:
- the rfaE2 gene encoding D-glycero-beta-D-manno-heptose 1-phosphate adenylyltransferase, whose protein sequence is MGKVISLRGLLREIGAKRGRRKKVVFTNGCFDIIHAGHVRYLKKAKSLGDVLVVGLNSDSSVRKLKGRGRPVVPEGERAEVLSTLEPVDYVVIFKEPTPIKLIEAVRPDVLVKGADWKSGEIVGEDVVKGSGGRVARVRLLKGRSTTDIIKRVSKLRQSCNR
- a CDS encoding ComF family protein — its product is MKGFLRPGPRGCAIMGSIMPASLLDILFPSLCPVCGGGMDRGDGGEGGPGFCRECTGGITGISGAVCTVCGIPFQSEDGPDHTCGECIGRRVPFVRARSAVVYDGAALEAIHRFKYRGEFSLAVPLGRMIAEAAARLDTGGFDLVVPVPLHSARLRERGFNQSLLLAREVAKTFSSEVDCLSLKRTRMTRPQIELKGEERRKNVKGAFELTGEGGDGEFKGKSVLLVDDVFTTGATARECSTILKRAGAEVFVATVARVV